The following coding sequences lie in one Streptomyces ortus genomic window:
- a CDS encoding ABC transporter permease — MTTLDTPADAPAAPAPPPSAAARAWRTVRSSRAAAIGLTIVAVHVLIALLAPVLTSYDPIANNADQALLGPSGSHWAGTDQYGRDVLARVLYGGRYAIGVSVAATLVTLLIGTVVGCAAALRGGWFDDVLGRVLDAVLSIPSVLALLVVVTALGTGPSVIVLAIAVVYVPQVVRVVRGAALAVAPADYVTAARARGESTWAILRREILPNITDVVCVEFAMRASWVVLLISSLSFLGFGADPPTPDWGLMVAENRTAITVVPMASLAPIIALATLVVGLNLAADGFSKAWGVDRIREGS, encoded by the coding sequence ATGACCACCCTCGACACCCCGGCGGACGCACCCGCGGCCCCCGCCCCACCACCGTCCGCGGCGGCCCGCGCCTGGCGCACGGTGCGCTCCTCACGGGCGGCGGCCATCGGCCTCACCATCGTCGCCGTCCACGTCCTGATCGCCCTGCTCGCACCGGTCCTCACCTCGTACGATCCCATCGCCAACAACGCGGACCAGGCGCTGCTCGGCCCCAGCGGGAGCCACTGGGCGGGCACGGACCAGTACGGCCGCGACGTGCTGGCCCGCGTCCTGTACGGCGGCCGGTACGCGATCGGTGTCTCCGTCGCCGCGACCCTCGTCACCCTGCTGATCGGCACGGTCGTCGGCTGTGCGGCGGCGCTGCGGGGCGGCTGGTTCGACGACGTGCTGGGCCGGGTCCTCGACGCCGTCCTCTCCATCCCGTCGGTGCTCGCCCTGCTGGTCGTCGTCACCGCGCTGGGCACCGGCCCCTCGGTCATCGTCCTCGCCATCGCGGTCGTGTACGTGCCCCAGGTCGTACGCGTCGTCCGGGGCGCCGCCCTCGCGGTGGCGCCCGCCGACTACGTGACCGCGGCACGGGCCAGAGGCGAGAGCACCTGGGCGATCCTGCGCCGCGAGATCCTGCCGAACATCACCGACGTGGTGTGCGTCGAGTTCGCCATGCGGGCCTCCTGGGTCGTCCTGCTGATCTCGTCGCTGTCCTTCCTCGGCTTCGGCGCCGACCCGCCGACGCCCGACTGGGGCCTGATGGTGGCCGAGAACCGCACCGCCATCACCGTCGTCCCGATGGCGAGCCTCGCACCGATCATCGCCCTGGCCACACTCGTGGTGGGGCTCAACCTCGCGGCCGACGGCTTCTCCAAGGCATGGGGCGTCGACCGGATCAGGGAGGGGTCCTGA
- a CDS encoding ABC transporter permease, protein MLSFIARRVLAALGTLVLSSVLVFLAVQALPGDVATQVLGKDATPDAVAALREKLRLDQPAWERYADWIGGALHGDFGLSLVSGKAVGSEVAMYLGNSALIALVTVLFAVTGSIVLGILAGLYRDRWPDHLISTVGLVGMSVPEFVVATVLVLCFSVALPWFPAVVLYGPEASVGQLMPAVWLPALALAIVMAAYIVRMARTSVIDVMASEYVTTARLKGLSTWRVVTRHALPSALLPTLHVIALNVAWLAGGVAVVENVFNYPGIGKLMLASVQNRDLPVIQAIALISAVVYVVCNLAADLGAMALNPKLRTRGRTR, encoded by the coding sequence ATGCTCTCCTTCATCGCCCGCCGCGTCCTCGCCGCCCTCGGCACGCTCGTCCTCTCCTCCGTCCTGGTCTTCCTCGCCGTCCAGGCCCTGCCCGGCGACGTCGCCACCCAGGTCCTCGGCAAGGACGCCACCCCCGACGCGGTCGCCGCCCTGCGCGAGAAACTGAGACTCGACCAGCCGGCCTGGGAGCGGTACGCCGACTGGATCGGCGGCGCCCTGCACGGCGACTTCGGGCTCTCCCTCGTCTCCGGCAAGGCGGTCGGCTCCGAAGTCGCCATGTACCTCGGCAACTCGGCGCTCATCGCCCTGGTGACGGTCCTGTTCGCCGTCACCGGATCGATCGTCCTCGGCATCCTCGCCGGCCTGTACCGCGACCGCTGGCCGGACCACCTCATCTCCACGGTCGGCCTGGTCGGCATGAGCGTCCCCGAGTTCGTCGTCGCCACTGTGCTCGTCCTCTGCTTCTCGGTCGCCCTCCCGTGGTTCCCCGCGGTCGTCCTGTACGGCCCCGAGGCGAGCGTCGGCCAACTCATGCCCGCCGTCTGGCTGCCCGCCCTCGCCCTCGCGATCGTCATGGCCGCGTACATCGTCCGGATGGCCCGTACCTCGGTCATCGACGTCATGGCGAGCGAGTACGTCACCACGGCCCGCCTCAAGGGCCTGTCCACGTGGCGGGTCGTCACCCGGCACGCACTGCCGAGCGCACTGCTGCCGACCCTGCACGTCATCGCCCTGAACGTCGCCTGGCTCGCGGGCGGCGTCGCCGTCGTCGAGAACGTCTTCAACTACCCCGGCATCGGAAAGCTGATGCTCGCCTCCGTCCAGAACCGGGACCTGCCCGTCATCCAGGCCATCGCCCTGATCAGCGCGGTCGTGTACGTCGTCTGCAACCTGGCCGCCGACCTCGGCGCCATGGCCCTCAACCCCAAGCTCCGTACGCGCGGGAGGACCCGATGA
- a CDS encoding ABC transporter substrate-binding protein: MPDIHHPGRRSVLAAAAAGSASLGASWLLTGCTGASAAPALPRGAQQGTPDRGGTLRIARPPASEAETLDPASALSAYEYLGALYNRLVRIGANGELAPDLAESWEPDSKARTWTFRLRKGVAFHDGHALTSADAAYTLRHILDKATASPQAAVLAPLVDPAKLRTPDAHTLVVPLKTPNAEFPSLLTHYNCYVIPDGSARGIGRTGIGTGPFKLESFAPAGPGRITAFTDHWAGRPVLDAIDFYSVADMSARSNALLAGQVDLLSQTNLDFATARVVAASDRATIARVENAQWYVLPMLTTEKPFTDVRVRQAMKLAYDPEHVVKVALQGAGTPGWDNPVPPSDPAHLAAHPKHDPEQARHLLKKAGHEGLTVDLYTSSYDPVFTPMALAYQDSARRAGIRVRVKTAAADSYYTQIWMKKPLMATYWYTGRPVDQLFTQVFRGGSSYNETAWSDKAFDALLDRARQETDDERRRELYGEAQTFVVEKGGAMTPMFADRLVGISRKVRGYAEHGFEFDYLGIGLKGA, translated from the coding sequence ATGCCCGACATCCATCACCCGGGACGGCGCTCCGTCCTTGCCGCGGCAGCCGCGGGCAGCGCGTCGCTGGGTGCGTCCTGGCTGCTCACCGGCTGTACGGGCGCCTCGGCCGCCCCCGCGCTGCCCAGGGGCGCGCAGCAGGGCACCCCCGATCGCGGCGGCACGCTCCGCATCGCCAGGCCGCCCGCCTCCGAGGCCGAGACCCTCGACCCGGCGAGCGCCCTGTCCGCGTACGAATACCTCGGCGCCCTCTACAACCGGCTGGTCCGCATCGGCGCGAACGGCGAACTCGCCCCCGACCTCGCCGAGTCCTGGGAACCGGATTCCAAGGCCCGCACCTGGACCTTCCGCCTCCGCAAGGGCGTCGCCTTCCACGACGGCCACGCACTCACCTCCGCCGACGCCGCGTACACCCTGCGCCACATCCTCGACAAGGCGACGGCGTCCCCGCAGGCCGCCGTCCTCGCCCCGCTCGTCGACCCGGCGAAGCTGCGCACCCCCGACGCCCACACGCTCGTCGTCCCGCTGAAGACCCCGAACGCGGAATTCCCGAGTCTGCTCACGCACTACAACTGCTACGTCATCCCCGACGGCAGCGCCCGCGGCATCGGCCGCACCGGCATCGGCACGGGCCCCTTCAAGCTGGAGTCCTTCGCCCCCGCGGGCCCCGGCCGGATCACCGCTTTCACCGACCACTGGGCGGGCCGCCCGGTCCTGGACGCCATCGACTTCTACTCCGTCGCCGACATGTCGGCCCGATCGAACGCCCTGCTCGCGGGCCAGGTCGACCTCCTCTCGCAGACCAACCTGGACTTCGCGACCGCCCGGGTCGTCGCCGCCTCCGACCGCGCGACGATCGCCCGCGTCGAGAACGCCCAGTGGTACGTGCTGCCGATGCTCACCACGGAGAAGCCCTTCACCGACGTACGCGTCCGGCAGGCCATGAAGCTGGCCTACGACCCCGAGCACGTGGTGAAGGTCGCCCTGCAGGGCGCGGGCACCCCAGGCTGGGACAACCCCGTACCGCCGAGCGACCCGGCCCACCTCGCCGCACACCCGAAGCACGACCCGGAACAGGCCAGGCACCTGCTGAAGAAGGCCGGCCACGAGGGCCTGACGGTCGACCTGTACACCTCCTCGTACGACCCGGTCTTCACGCCCATGGCCCTCGCCTACCAGGACTCGGCCCGGCGGGCCGGGATCCGTGTCCGGGTGAAGACGGCCGCGGCGGACTCGTACTACACGCAGATCTGGATGAAGAAGCCGCTCATGGCCACCTACTGGTACACCGGCAGACCCGTCGACCAGCTGTTCACGCAGGTCTTCCGCGGCGGCTCCTCCTACAACGAGACCGCCTGGTCGGACAAGGCGTTCGACGCGCTGCTCGACCGGGCCCGGCAGGAGACCGACGACGAGCGGCGGCGCGAACTGTACGGCGAGGCCCAGACCTTCGTCGTCGAGAAGGGCGGGGCGATGACCCCGATGTTCGCCGACCGGCTCGTCGGCATCTCGCGCAAGGTACGCGGCTACGCCGAGCACGGCTTCGAGTTCGACTACCTCGGCATCGGCCTGAAGGGAGCCTGA